One Mixta gaviniae genomic window carries:
- the pgpA gene encoding phosphatidylglycerophosphatase A: MTILTRDKDLAKSRLRLSNPWHLLATGFGSGLSPYVPGTMGSLAAIPFWWLMTFLPQDIYSLLVMFGICIGVYLCHRTAKDMGVHDHGSIVWDEFIGMWITLMAIPAMTWQWVLAGFVIFRILDMWKPWPIRWFDRNVHGGMGIMVDDIIAGIISAVLLWWMGLHWLA, encoded by the coding sequence CCATTTTGACGCGCGATAAAGATCTGGCGAAAAGCCGCCTGCGCCTGAGCAATCCCTGGCATCTGCTGGCGACCGGCTTTGGCAGTGGCTTAAGCCCGTATGTGCCGGGCACGATGGGCTCGCTGGCGGCGATCCCGTTCTGGTGGCTGATGACGTTTCTGCCGCAGGATATCTATTCGCTGCTGGTGATGTTCGGCATCTGCATCGGCGTTTATCTTTGCCACCGTACGGCGAAGGATATGGGCGTTCACGATCACGGCAGCATCGTCTGGGACGAGTTTATCGGCATGTGGATCACCCTGATGGCGATCCCGGCGATGACCTGGCAGTGGGTGCTGGCCGGCTTTGTGATTTTCCGCATCCTGGATATGTGGAAGCCCTGGCCGATCCGCTGGTTCGATCGTAACGTGCATGGCGGCATGGGGATTATGGTGGATGATATTATTGCCGGCATCATCTCCGCCGTGCTGTTGTGGTGGATGGGGCTGCACTGGCTGGCGTAA
- the dxs gene encoding 1-deoxy-D-xylulose-5-phosphate synthase produces the protein MSFDTAKYPTLALADSVQELRKLPKEKLPALCDELRQYLLDSVSRSSGHFASGLGVVELTVALHYVYNTPFDHLVWDVGHQAYPHKILTGRRDRIGTIRQKGGLHPFPWRAESEYDVLSVGHSSTSISAGLGMAVAAGKEGEGRRTACIIGDGAITAGMAFEAMNHAGDIKADLLVILNDNEMSISENVGALNNRLAQILSGKTYARLREGGKKVLTGLPPIKELVKRTEEHLKGMVVPGTLFEELGFNYIGPVDGHDVLTLVHTLSNMRDLKGPQFLHIMTKKGKGYAPAENDPIAWHAVPKFDPASGALPKSAGGLPSYSTIFGNWLCETAAGDDKLMAVTPAMREGSGMVGFSRQYPGQYFDVAIAEQHAVTFAAGLAIGGYKPVVAIYSTFLQRAYDQLIHDVAIQQLPVLFAIDRGGIVGADGQTHQGAFDLAFLRCIPGMVIMTPSDENECRQMLYTGYHYQDGPSAVRYPRGTGTGATLEPLASLPLGKGVVKRQGEKLAILNFGTLLPEARAAAEALNATLVDMRFVKPLDEALVLELAASHEALVTLEEGAIKGGAGSGVNELLMAKRVLAPVLNIGLPDAFIPQGSQEEIRHDYQLDAIGIQQQIARWLAL, from the coding sequence ATGAGTTTTGATACTGCAAAATACCCGACGCTGGCGCTTGCCGATTCTGTGCAAGAACTACGTAAACTGCCAAAAGAGAAACTGCCCGCGCTGTGCGATGAGCTGCGTCAGTACCTTCTGGACAGCGTAAGCCGCTCCAGCGGTCATTTTGCCTCCGGCCTCGGCGTGGTTGAACTGACCGTAGCACTGCACTATGTCTATAACACCCCGTTCGACCACCTGGTGTGGGACGTGGGTCATCAGGCCTATCCGCATAAGATTTTGACCGGCCGCCGCGATCGCATCGGCACCATCCGGCAGAAAGGCGGCCTGCATCCCTTCCCGTGGCGCGCGGAGAGCGAGTATGACGTGCTGAGCGTCGGCCACTCCTCGACCTCGATCAGCGCGGGCCTGGGGATGGCGGTCGCCGCCGGCAAAGAGGGTGAAGGCCGCCGCACCGCCTGTATTATCGGCGACGGCGCGATCACCGCCGGCATGGCGTTCGAAGCGATGAACCACGCCGGCGACATCAAAGCTGACCTGCTGGTGATCCTGAACGATAACGAAATGTCGATTTCGGAAAACGTCGGCGCGCTGAACAATCGCCTGGCGCAAATCCTCTCCGGCAAAACCTATGCGCGCCTGCGCGAAGGCGGCAAAAAGGTGCTGACCGGCCTGCCGCCGATCAAAGAGCTGGTTAAGCGTACCGAAGAGCATCTGAAAGGCATGGTGGTGCCGGGCACGCTGTTCGAGGAGCTGGGCTTTAACTATATCGGCCCGGTGGACGGTCACGACGTGCTGACGCTGGTGCATACGCTGAGCAACATGCGCGACCTGAAAGGGCCGCAGTTCCTGCATATCATGACCAAAAAGGGCAAAGGCTACGCGCCGGCGGAAAACGATCCGATCGCCTGGCATGCGGTGCCGAAGTTCGATCCGGCGAGCGGCGCGCTGCCGAAAAGCGCGGGTGGCCTGCCGAGCTACTCCACCATCTTCGGCAACTGGCTGTGTGAAACCGCCGCCGGCGACGATAAGCTGATGGCGGTGACGCCGGCGATGCGCGAAGGCTCCGGCATGGTCGGCTTTTCGCGTCAGTATCCGGGACAATATTTCGATGTCGCCATCGCTGAACAGCACGCGGTGACCTTTGCCGCCGGCCTGGCGATCGGCGGCTACAAGCCGGTGGTGGCGATCTACTCCACCTTCCTGCAGCGCGCCTACGATCAGCTGATCCATGATGTGGCGATTCAGCAGCTGCCGGTGCTGTTTGCTATCGATCGCGGCGGCATCGTTGGCGCCGATGGCCAGACCCACCAGGGCGCCTTCGACCTGGCTTTCCTGCGCTGCATTCCCGGCATGGTGATCATGACGCCAAGCGATGAAAACGAATGCCGTCAGATGCTTTACACCGGCTACCACTATCAGGACGGCCCGAGCGCGGTGCGCTATCCGCGCGGCACCGGCACCGGCGCAACGCTGGAGCCGCTGGCCTCGCTGCCGCTGGGCAAAGGTGTGGTGAAGCGTCAGGGCGAAAAGCTGGCGATCCTGAACTTCGGCACGCTGCTGCCGGAAGCGCGGGCGGCGGCGGAAGCGCTAAACGCCACGCTGGTAGATATGCGTTTCGTTAAACCGCTGGATGAGGCGCTGGTGCTGGAACTGGCCGCCAGCCATGAAGCGCTGGTGACGCTGGAGGAAGGCGCGATTAAAGGCGGTGCCGGCAGCGGCGTCAATGAACTGCTGATGGCGAAGCGCGTACTGGCACCGGTGCTAAACATCGGCCTGCCGGATGCTTTTATCCCGCAGGGTTCGCAGGAAGAGATCCGTCACGACTATCAGCTCGACGCCATCGGCATTCAGCAGCAGATTGCGCGCTGGCTGGCGCTGTAA